One genomic segment of Cardinium endosymbiont of Philonthus spinipes includes these proteins:
- the metK gene encoding methionine adenosyltransferase — protein sequence MDNYTIFTSESVSEGHPDKMADQISDAILDAILAQDKYARVACETLVKTGMVLVAGEVTTEAWVDIEQIVRETVKEIGYNSSSIGFDWESCAVILAIGKQSSDIAQGVDKLDKAEQGAGDQGMMFGYASNETDVLMPAPITYAHRLMERQAALRKNKIVDWLRPDAKSQVTLRYRDGKPIAAETIVVSTQHAPEISYAKLKEAIVEEIIKPVFPVEWLTKTTFHINPTGRFVIGGPLGDTGLTGRKVIVDTYGGMARHGGGCFSGKDPSKVDRSAAYAARYVAKNIVAAGLADRCELQISYAIGVVQPTSITINTFGTGKLSNERIIELIHQHFDLRPYGLIEMLNLLRPIYKLTAAYGHFGREQGDFPWETTDKIELLRSAL from the coding sequence ATGGATAATTACACGATATTTACTTCTGAGTCTGTATCTGAAGGACATCCTGACAAGATGGCGGACCAAATTTCTGACGCGATTCTCGATGCGATTTTAGCACAAGATAAATATGCACGTGTTGCATGTGAAACACTTGTTAAAACCGGAATGGTATTAGTTGCTGGTGAAGTGACGACAGAGGCGTGGGTTGATATAGAGCAAATTGTTAGAGAAACGGTGAAAGAAATTGGTTACAACAGCTCTTCTATAGGTTTTGATTGGGAATCTTGTGCTGTTATATTAGCGATTGGTAAGCAATCATCTGATATTGCACAAGGCGTAGATAAGTTAGATAAAGCGGAGCAAGGTGCGGGTGATCAAGGTATGATGTTCGGGTATGCGAGTAATGAGACGGATGTACTAATGCCAGCACCTATCACCTATGCGCATAGGCTTATGGAGCGACAGGCAGCGCTGCGAAAAAATAAGATTGTAGATTGGTTGCGGCCTGATGCAAAAAGCCAAGTGACACTGCGTTATAGAGATGGGAAGCCTATTGCAGCTGAAACCATTGTGGTTTCTACGCAGCATGCGCCTGAGATTTCCTATGCTAAATTAAAAGAGGCTATTGTTGAAGAAATTATAAAACCTGTATTTCCAGTGGAATGGTTAACGAAAACGACTTTCCATATCAATCCAACTGGACGTTTTGTTATTGGCGGACCGCTAGGAGACACAGGGTTGACTGGGCGTAAAGTTATTGTGGACACTTATGGCGGCATGGCTAGACATGGCGGTGGCTGTTTCTCGGGTAAGGATCCCAGTAAAGTGGATCGTTCTGCAGCGTATGCGGCACGTTATGTTGCAAAAAATATCGTTGCCGCAGGTTTAGCCGATCGTTGTGAATTGCAAATTTCCTATGCGATTGGTGTTGTGCAACCGACATCTATTACCATTAATACATTTGGCACAGGTAAACTGTCGAATGAGCGCATTATTGAACTGATTCATCAACATTTTGATTTGAGACCGTATGGACTTATTGAAATGCTTAATTTACTAAGACCTATTTATAAACTAACGGCAGCCTATGGTCATTTTGGACGTGAGCAGGGAGATTTTCCTTGGGAAACAACAGACAAAATAGAACTATTACGCTCAGCCCTTTAA
- the truB gene encoding tRNA pseudouridine(55) synthase TruB, translating to MHGPQGDFSEAIFMVNKPLGWTSFDVVKKVRYGLQIKKIGHAGTLDPLATGLLLLCSGRETKKISSLQALDKVYTGQIVIGKTTPSMDLETPFNSLSSYEHITEEMVKAAAATFVGPLMQIPPIYSAVKVDGKRAYKMARKGEEARLQPRSITIHDFSIMSIALPSITFKVVCSKGTYIRRLAYDLGEKLGVGGYLHGLCRTQIGSYCLDNAYTLEGLLGTNSR from the coding sequence ATGCATGGACCACAAGGTGACTTTTCTGAAGCCATTTTCATGGTAAACAAGCCTTTGGGTTGGACTTCCTTTGATGTGGTCAAAAAGGTTCGCTATGGCTTACAAATAAAAAAAATAGGCCATGCGGGCACCTTAGATCCTCTGGCTACAGGATTGCTTTTGCTATGCAGCGGCCGGGAAACTAAAAAAATCAGTAGCTTGCAGGCATTGGATAAGGTCTATACGGGTCAAATTGTAATTGGCAAGACAACGCCGTCTATGGATTTAGAAACACCTTTTAATAGTCTATCTAGCTATGAGCACATCACTGAAGAGATGGTAAAGGCTGCTGCAGCTACCTTTGTAGGACCTCTGATGCAAATACCCCCTATCTATTCAGCGGTTAAAGTGGATGGAAAAAGGGCATATAAAATGGCTAGGAAAGGAGAAGAAGCTAGGCTTCAGCCGCGCTCGATTACAATTCACGATTTTTCGATTATGTCAATAGCACTACCCTCCATCACTTTTAAGGTAGTTTGTAGCAAGGGAACCTATATTCGGCGGCTTGCCTATGACTTGGGAGAAAAATTAGGTGTTGGGGGGTACCTCCATGGCTTATGCCGCACTCAAATAGGTAGTTATTGTTTGGATAATGCTTATACTTTAGAGGGATTGCTAGGCACCAATAGCCGATAG
- a CDS encoding NUDIX domain-containing protein produces MYNHTLAQFTYFKLKMRTVLFEEGMFAFDPLFIDHFSPTNAIATCYMVCNEKVLLLKREDGAILGNRWCMAGGKLEKNETPLQAVIREVAEEVGIILLPEQVAFIQTIYIRIFASKQDYILHLFKAVFSGSEPSDYKVTLNQEHTDYLWVDLQAAKQLNLIPGGYEVLEYMQHHH; encoded by the coding sequence ATGTATAACCATACATTGGCTCAATTTACCTATTTTAAATTAAAAATGAGAACAGTTCTATTTGAAGAAGGCATGTTTGCATTTGATCCATTGTTCATAGACCATTTTAGCCCTACCAACGCAATAGCCACATGCTACATGGTATGTAATGAAAAAGTCTTGTTATTGAAAAGAGAGGATGGCGCAATTTTAGGCAATAGGTGGTGCATGGCTGGTGGAAAATTAGAAAAAAACGAAACGCCACTCCAAGCGGTCATAAGAGAGGTCGCAGAAGAAGTAGGTATTATACTCCTTCCAGAGCAGGTTGCTTTTATTCAAACCATCTATATAAGGATCTTTGCATCAAAACAGGATTATATACTGCATCTATTCAAGGCAGTTTTCTCTGGATCAGAACCATCTGACTATAAAGTTACCCTAAATCAGGAACATACTGATTACCTATGGGTTGATCTACAAGCAGCAAAGCAACTCAACCTAATACCAGGTGGTTATGAAGTATTGGAATACATGCAGCACCACCATTAG
- a CDS encoding ankyrin repeat domain-containing protein, whose protein sequence is MAGPHISFDKKSGPIVINQLNDEGYTALHLAAQYGFTTIINMLRSAKGILVNLKNNNGNTPLHMTAAFNALTNVVEALMKFPGILHNEKNKDGDTPRDLANDQYHEEVVEWLDNYNKI, encoded by the coding sequence GTGGCTGGTCCCCATATCTCCTTCGATAAAAAGTCTGGTCCGATAGTAATCAATCAACTGAATGATGAAGGATATACTGCGTTGCATTTGGCAGCGCAATATGGTTTTACAACCATAATAAATATGTTACGAAGTGCCAAAGGCATTTTAGTCAATTTGAAAAATAATAATGGTAATACCCCGCTTCATATGACAGCAGCCTTTAATGCGCTTACAAACGTAGTGGAAGCATTAATGAAATTCCCAGGGATTTTACACAATGAGAAAAATAAAGACGGCGACACACCACGTGATCTAGCAAACGATCAATATCATGAAGAAGTAGTCGAGTGGCTTGATAATTATAATAAAATATAA
- a CDS encoding integrase core domain-containing protein — MIYKNIKLYVVVDVTKVGNQCYQFTAVYDCTRLRVLRLYPNKTAKNSVLFLHEILGHFPFPIQRVQSDWGTEFFNASFQEELMVHFIKFRPIKPSSPHLNGKVERSQQTDKVEFYNLLNLKDAAINLPKLLAEWEYFYNHKRPHSALGGKTPWEKFKELEPKTSIQPDVTQMYWDSNEHILPRSSKYLKWKRKMSHFC, encoded by the coding sequence GTGATTTATAAAAATATAAAATTATATGTAGTAGTTGATGTGACAAAGGTGGGTAATCAGTGCTATCAGTTTACTGCTGTATATGATTGTACAAGACTTAGAGTGTTAAGGCTATATCCTAATAAAACCGCTAAAAATTCAGTTTTATTTTTGCATGAAATCTTAGGGCATTTTCCTTTCCCGATTCAGCGTGTTCAATCTGACTGGGGAACTGAATTTTTTAATGCTTCCTTTCAAGAAGAGTTAATGGTTCACTTTATAAAGTTCAGACCCATTAAACCTAGCAGTCCGCACCTAAACGGAAAGGTAGAAAGATCACAACAAACCGATAAAGTAGAGTTTTATAATTTGCTAAATCTTAAAGATGCTGCGATTAACTTACCAAAACTTCTTGCAGAATGGGAATATTTTTACAATCATAAACGGCCGCACTCCGCGTTAGGAGGCAAAACTCCTTGGGAAAAATTTAAAGAACTAGAACCAAAAACATCTATTCAACCAGATGTCACTCAAATGTACTGGGATAGTAATGAGCATATTTTACCAAGGTCTAGCAAATACCTAAAATGGAAAAGAAAAATGTCTCACTTCTGTTGA
- a CDS encoding AAA family ATPase — protein MMRKIDALPIGYSDVKSVIETGYYVDKTRYAQDLIEKRNPIFIARPRRFGKSLFINTLATICNGEEAVFKDYHIGKPKNGYEWKKYPIIRLDLSRLTNDTPEELKTSIKGALKKIALLYALEIEDHTIKDTLENLVLQLVNLTRTSSNKEIRSSNYASKIVVLIDEYDAPIVHLTKGSDLEQSNIKVMKDFFMTLKSLNDYFQLTFITGVSKFSLSDVFSGANHLDDITISKDADAMFGYTQEEILSTFSDNIDTIGLQWSKEEGRQVTDLEVMNRIATYYNGYRFHKDGVSVYNPWSTLKFLKHGELANYWYESGSPSLLINQMLTDPDRFDINMESLQIEAAREDLMYTESRNEISLKSLMFQTGYLTIDRYDESTGLYTLKFPNREIEASFQKSIQSSLEKSVKDYFIHERDTIRQALSDKKVETFIDHINTVFATLPYYLDTKQEKQYHSNLHMLLQGLGFLGGRKMHMYSESASSQGRSDIVLELGTAIYIIELKYKSTGQIALDQIKSNGYYKPYLLRQKALILLGLNFNEETRMIDNWAYEIVNKETSA, from the coding sequence ATGATGCGTAAGATAGATGCACTACCGATTGGCTACTCAGATGTTAAATCAGTGATTGAAACAGGTTATTATGTAGATAAAACCAGGTATGCACAAGATTTAATAGAAAAAAGAAATCCTATCTTCATAGCCCGGCCTAGGCGATTTGGCAAGTCTCTATTTATCAATACACTAGCTACCATATGCAATGGAGAAGAAGCAGTATTTAAAGATTATCATATAGGTAAGCCAAAAAACGGATATGAGTGGAAGAAATATCCTATTATTAGGCTGGACCTATCTAGGTTGACCAACGACACACCAGAGGAATTAAAAACCTCCATCAAAGGCGCCCTAAAAAAAATAGCATTACTATATGCACTAGAAATAGAGGACCATACTATAAAAGACACTTTAGAGAATTTAGTCTTGCAGTTGGTTAATTTAACCCGCACTAGTTCCAATAAAGAGATCAGATCATCTAATTATGCCTCCAAAATAGTAGTATTAATAGACGAGTATGATGCCCCTATTGTTCATCTAACCAAAGGCTCCGATCTAGAGCAATCCAATATTAAAGTCATGAAAGATTTCTTTATGACTTTGAAGTCACTAAATGACTACTTTCAACTCACTTTTATCACTGGCGTAAGCAAATTCAGTTTATCTGATGTATTTTCAGGTGCCAATCATTTAGACGATATTACTATTTCCAAAGATGCTGATGCCATGTTTGGCTATACGCAAGAAGAAATATTATCCACTTTTTCAGATAATATAGATACTATTGGTTTACAATGGAGTAAAGAAGAGGGTAGACAAGTAACAGATCTAGAAGTTATGAACCGCATAGCAACCTATTACAATGGATATAGATTTCATAAGGATGGCGTATCTGTTTATAATCCTTGGTCTACTTTAAAATTTCTTAAGCATGGCGAACTAGCCAACTACTGGTACGAGTCAGGCAGTCCAAGCTTACTCATTAATCAGATGCTAACAGATCCTGATAGGTTTGATATTAATATGGAAAGCCTCCAAATAGAGGCCGCTAGAGAAGACTTAATGTACACAGAAAGTAGAAATGAGATTAGTTTAAAGTCTCTGATGTTTCAAACAGGATATCTAACCATTGACCGTTATGATGAATCTACTGGTCTATATACATTAAAGTTCCCTAATAGAGAAATAGAAGCATCTTTTCAGAAAAGTATACAATCTAGCTTAGAAAAAAGCGTCAAAGATTACTTTATACACGAGCGCGATACCATCAGACAAGCATTATCTGATAAAAAAGTTGAAACTTTTATAGATCACATCAATACAGTTTTTGCCACACTTCCTTATTACCTGGATACCAAACAAGAAAAACAATACCATAGCAATTTACATATGTTGCTGCAAGGATTAGGCTTTCTAGGTGGTAGGAAAATGCATATGTATAGTGAATCCGCTTCTAGCCAAGGCAGATCAGATATTGTGCTAGAATTAGGAACAGCCATATATATCATAGAGCTTAAGTATAAATCCACTGGTCAAATAGCCTTAGACCAAATCAAATCAAACGGGTATTATAAGCCTTACTTACTTAGACAAAAAGCCCTTATACTTTTAGGTCTTAACTTTAATGAGGAAACCAGAATGATAGATAACTGGGCGTATGAAATAGTAAACAAAGAAACTTCAGCCTAG
- a CDS encoding HD domain-containing protein codes for MLTLYILSTIIISFLLLTLVVGMYYSGKITSLREYAIGNKNFATATLVATLLATLYGGGALMRTVQQIYNQGIYYIIILLADSISIWIWTLLIPRMGPFMYHLSTAESIGSVYGTWPRIISALFGVVRSLITIVTQINVVTSSVAICIPNIDPYAITVAISLIFVTYSSLGGIRSVTFTDVMQFITFTIVIPFFTWYMYIHIDQSVTEIISCLKCSTKFQLDSLFHINRKFIGVFMLVLAIIIPSGRPSMVQRVYMSSGVIQAKKVFYYTSIFNLLIVGFIILIGLFTIVAIKHLSIEEIWPYIIGQCPPILQASILIGLIAMTMSTADSSLNSCATMLTNDLLANIYSKWHILSEKHQLYVVRISSLVTGLLAMIIAFYCNDLFRLLCWALQVSVPITAAPLLLAVFGFRGTSRTALIGMGTGVLTILIWNELVQSSTGIDGSVIAMLANGLAMMAAHYLSKQPIDRGWIGTDDTFKQIKQESSRKRAERKEAIKNYWTNRKDTLSKLMPSHTTMVCVGLYITITSLFTYSMIRITDHDGCWLTIQLFGSACCLGYPFLYDISKKIRSIPSWFISLYWLVGLSVYLPISLLFTWWYPHDLIFTLSLSFSHLFIILWIFPLYISIRVTAITSLVAIYLIYVGCAFPLLGSLLPLCMMGILVFAIIICFKIKVGNITTQNIYLKNQEKIRESQRVKASLYDAAMVPSNGSTSHTPKGYGFILNQVVGKIEESISFLDNDIPIYKQDLQSIINKFYDWIAYFNRREKSKDHALLQPTKITFDKLIRKVEIALSQEIIDPPRILLETINDVDKNLSIIGDINQLVYLLVQSVLRIGKIENDVSPVIRIQLHPTTLHFMQADSIDNRYPTFMDFKATALVISHATIDSQALPEVKEHYDDLMDYMGPKGKQEVPLSIDLQQQTISTIIEAHYGYLEDPYDASKKSMLLVLPNKVTDILSKMTTTLPIDSLALESPVTPKEQADSMMVLMQFHDYVCKFSHKEDPIDVKTISGLLLLLRKNFGFKRHASGQLFYVRSVGIAELVIEWVFHSPKVIYAALLYELVRRTCLPISYIKKHYNLGVYAFVLNVVGIDKRQDLDHASLLYVKNRLKKAIKEDHVQLSVLFIKLAERLYDLRHASGYIHLTEVQHMAQETLAIDVQIANTYLGKEIGTVLEKAAKQALEACENTNKEKGIVMNN; via the coding sequence ATGTTAACCTTATATATTCTGTCAACTATAATCATATCCTTTCTGTTACTAACATTAGTCGTAGGTATGTATTATAGCGGTAAAATAACTTCCTTACGTGAATATGCAATAGGTAATAAAAATTTTGCTACTGCTACTTTAGTGGCTACATTACTAGCTACACTTTATGGGGGAGGTGCCTTGATGCGTACTGTACAACAGATTTATAATCAGGGTATATATTATATAATTATATTACTGGCAGACAGTATCTCTATTTGGATATGGACGCTACTTATACCACGTATGGGACCATTTATGTACCACCTTTCCACAGCAGAAAGCATAGGTAGTGTATATGGTACATGGCCTAGAATCATCTCTGCACTATTTGGTGTAGTACGCTCCCTTATAACTATTGTTACACAAATTAATGTAGTCACTTCATCTGTTGCTATCTGTATACCTAATATAGATCCCTATGCTATTACAGTGGCCATTAGTCTAATTTTTGTTACCTATTCCAGTTTGGGTGGCATTCGTTCTGTTACCTTTACTGATGTTATGCAATTTATCACATTTACAATTGTTATTCCATTTTTTACTTGGTATATGTATATACATATCGACCAATCGGTAACAGAGATAATTTCCTGCTTAAAGTGTTCGACTAAGTTTCAATTGGATAGTTTATTTCATATCAATCGTAAATTTATTGGAGTATTTATGCTGGTATTAGCGATCATAATACCTAGTGGAAGACCTAGTATGGTGCAACGGGTCTATATGTCTTCTGGAGTTATACAAGCTAAAAAAGTTTTTTATTATACTAGCATTTTTAACCTACTTATAGTAGGTTTTATCATTCTCATTGGTTTGTTTACTATTGTAGCCATAAAGCATTTAAGTATAGAAGAAATTTGGCCCTATATTATCGGTCAATGCCCCCCTATTTTGCAAGCATCAATTCTAATTGGACTAATTGCTATGACTATGTCGACTGCTGACTCTAGTTTAAATAGCTGTGCTACTATGCTTACCAATGATTTGCTTGCTAATATTTACTCAAAGTGGCACATATTATCAGAAAAACATCAGTTATATGTAGTAAGAATTTCTTCTCTAGTTACTGGTTTATTAGCCATGATAATAGCTTTTTACTGCAACGATTTGTTCCGGTTACTTTGTTGGGCACTTCAAGTGTCCGTGCCTATTACAGCTGCTCCGCTATTACTTGCCGTCTTTGGTTTTCGAGGCACTTCCCGTACAGCGTTAATCGGTATGGGTACAGGTGTGTTGACCATTCTAATATGGAACGAATTAGTTCAATCTTCTACTGGTATAGATGGTTCTGTCATTGCTATGCTAGCCAATGGTCTAGCTATGATGGCAGCTCATTATCTATCAAAACAACCAATAGATAGAGGATGGATTGGAACAGATGATACATTTAAACAAATTAAACAAGAAAGTTCCCGTAAGCGTGCAGAGCGAAAAGAAGCGATTAAGAATTATTGGACAAATCGAAAAGATACTTTATCCAAATTGATGCCCAGCCACACTACGATGGTATGTGTAGGATTGTATATTACCATTACTAGTTTGTTTACTTATTCTATGATTCGTATTACGGATCATGATGGATGCTGGCTTACTATTCAGCTATTTGGATCAGCTTGTTGTTTAGGCTATCCATTTCTTTATGATATTTCCAAAAAAATAAGGTCTATTCCTAGTTGGTTTATTAGCCTATACTGGTTAGTGGGTTTGTCAGTTTATCTTCCTATAAGTTTACTTTTTACCTGGTGGTATCCTCATGATCTTATCTTTACCTTATCCTTATCTTTTTCCCATTTATTTATAATTTTATGGATTTTTCCTCTTTATATAAGCATAAGGGTTACTGCCATTACATCATTAGTAGCTATTTATCTGATTTATGTTGGATGTGCTTTTCCTTTATTAGGCTCTTTATTACCATTATGTATGATGGGTATACTGGTATTTGCTATTATTATTTGCTTTAAAATCAAAGTAGGTAATATTACCACACAGAATATTTACCTAAAAAATCAAGAAAAAATCAGAGAATCTCAACGAGTAAAAGCCTCCCTTTACGATGCAGCAATGGTTCCATCAAATGGTTCTACTTCTCATACCCCTAAAGGTTATGGATTTATTTTAAACCAAGTAGTTGGTAAGATTGAGGAATCTATCTCCTTTTTAGATAATGATATTCCCATTTATAAGCAAGATTTACAAAGTATTATCAATAAGTTTTATGATTGGATAGCCTATTTCAATAGGAGAGAAAAATCTAAGGACCATGCGCTGTTACAGCCTACTAAAATTACTTTCGATAAACTGATTCGTAAAGTGGAAATAGCATTATCACAAGAGATTATTGATCCACCTAGGATTCTGTTAGAAACAATAAACGATGTTGATAAAAACCTATCTATTATAGGCGATATCAACCAATTAGTTTATTTATTGGTTCAATCTGTTTTACGGATTGGTAAAATAGAGAACGATGTTTCACCAGTTATTCGTATACAACTGCATCCTACTACTTTGCACTTTATGCAAGCGGATTCTATCGATAACAGATATCCTACCTTTATGGATTTTAAGGCTACTGCTCTGGTTATCAGCCATGCTACTATTGATTCGCAAGCGTTACCTGAAGTAAAGGAGCATTATGATGATCTCATGGATTATATGGGACCAAAAGGTAAACAGGAAGTTCCGCTATCCATAGATCTGCAACAACAAACCATATCTACTATTATTGAGGCCCACTACGGATATTTAGAAGATCCTTATGATGCTAGCAAAAAATCTATGTTATTAGTGCTGCCGAATAAGGTTACTGATATCCTCAGTAAGATGACTACCACCTTACCCATAGATTCCCTAGCCTTAGAGTCCCCTGTAACACCTAAGGAACAGGCTGATTCGATGATGGTATTAATGCAATTCCATGACTATGTCTGCAAATTCTCTCATAAAGAAGATCCTATTGATGTAAAGACGATTTCTGGTTTGCTTTTATTATTACGGAAAAATTTTGGATTTAAGCGGCATGCATCTGGACAGTTGTTTTATGTTCGATCAGTAGGGATTGCTGAATTAGTGATAGAATGGGTGTTTCACTCTCCTAAAGTGATTTATGCTGCTTTGCTATATGAATTGGTTCGTCGTACTTGTTTACCGATTTCTTATATCAAGAAACATTATAATTTAGGGGTTTATGCATTTGTGTTAAATGTGGTAGGGATAGATAAACGCCAAGACTTAGATCATGCCTCTTTGCTTTATGTGAAAAATAGATTGAAGAAAGCAATTAAAGAAGATCACGTACAGCTTTCTGTACTCTTTATTAAATTGGCTGAGAGACTCTATGACCTACGCCATGCTTCAGGCTATATCCATCTAACAGAGGTTCAACATATGGCGCAAGAAACATTGGCTATAGATGTGCAAATAGCTAATACATACTTAGGAAAAGAGATAGGAACAGTTCTAGAAAAAGCCGCCAAGCAAGCACTAGAGGCTTGTGAAAATACAAATAAAGAAAAGGGTATTGTAATGAACAATTAA
- a CDS encoding SH3 domain-containing protein — MEFFPIEFYQQEADKWINPYQEGYEKPLLDKQIQQSYLKNLQERFFGTASPWDQDYVKQVLQTDIWASEKKQLTIFSNQDDLSQSKWYGLNFRPYPHKKIQDIADTIPLDELKILSFHKENRAITIKNLTGRSLPTTDIYVRSIIPGYGYPLDKLQASSLFIGTPIYVINQTKDKRWSLVITPDFIVWVESDGIAYTNDNFIETWRSIAKEKLAAIIQTDTALVNQQGRYLATAYIGALFPARSAIMEKLILSVPIADKDGNALLSDVVVNSTQAAYIPISSSPRNFSQLINSLKGRPYGWGGLSYYNDCSAELKCLFLPFGIWLPRQSYDQMKATAVVDLSTSTPKERLTYLIEHGNPFFTIMYIKGHIFLYLGNFPQVGQKLPMVMSYQNIWGLSNLTKDKISIIGEAVFLPLLLNYPEDASLNSLLSRDTFQVGHLNQLPPGYPKLILPYVL, encoded by the coding sequence ATGGAGTTTTTCCCTATAGAGTTTTACCAACAGGAAGCAGACAAATGGATTAATCCATATCAGGAAGGATATGAAAAACCATTATTGGACAAACAGATACAACAATCTTATTTGAAAAATTTACAGGAACGCTTTTTTGGTACTGCATCTCCTTGGGATCAAGACTACGTTAAACAGGTTCTACAAACAGACATCTGGGCTAGTGAAAAAAAGCAGCTTACAATATTTTCTAATCAGGATGATCTGTCGCAATCCAAATGGTATGGCCTTAACTTTAGACCTTATCCACACAAAAAGATACAAGATATAGCCGATACAATTCCATTAGACGAACTGAAAATATTATCCTTTCATAAAGAAAACAGGGCAATAACAATTAAAAATTTAACAGGAAGAAGCCTACCTACAACAGATATTTATGTACGCAGCATTATTCCGGGTTATGGCTATCCGCTTGACAAACTACAAGCCTCTTCTCTGTTTATTGGTACCCCTATTTATGTTATAAATCAAACGAAAGATAAACGTTGGTCCCTTGTTATAACACCAGACTTTATTGTATGGGTTGAAAGCGATGGGATAGCCTATACCAATGACAACTTTATTGAAACATGGAGATCTATTGCAAAAGAAAAGCTTGCTGCAATTATACAAACAGACACAGCTTTAGTAAATCAACAGGGAAGATATTTAGCAACAGCCTATATCGGTGCATTGTTTCCAGCACGTAGTGCTATAATGGAAAAACTGATTTTGTCTGTACCTATAGCTGATAAAGATGGAAATGCCTTGTTATCTGATGTGGTAGTTAACTCAACGCAAGCGGCATATATCCCCATTAGTTCATCTCCAAGAAATTTTTCTCAATTAATAAATAGCTTAAAAGGGAGGCCTTATGGTTGGGGAGGGTTATCATACTATAACGATTGTTCTGCAGAGCTTAAATGTCTTTTCCTTCCTTTTGGTATTTGGTTGCCTCGTCAATCATACGACCAGATGAAAGCAACAGCAGTGGTTGACTTAAGTACTTCTACACCAAAGGAACGTCTTACTTATTTAATTGAGCATGGAAATCCATTTTTTACCATAATGTACATTAAAGGACATATCTTTTTGTACTTAGGGAATTTCCCGCAAGTTGGCCAAAAATTACCTATGGTAATGAGTTACCAAAATATTTGGGGGCTATCTAATCTAACAAAAGATAAAATATCCATAATTGGAGAAGCTGTTTTTCTTCCGCTGCTACTTAACTATCCAGAAGATGCTAGTCTTAACTCACTCTTAAGTAGAGATACATTTCAAGTAGGTCATTTGAATCAGTTACCACCAGGCTATCCTAAACTTATTCTCCCATATGTACTCTAA
- a CDS encoding N-acetylmuramoyl-L-alanine amidase, with translation MVTHLTGQSPYHAGIGSLAASSKLSSSLVSYSELQNDMNSWSIGIENVNNGNQPYTEAQIKSNVELSAMLTQQHRSIDAKLMLGHSDWDPSRKIDPNPYFFWDKLANAQDEPSFNELNINKNFGIYPRKKDLSISPNPDIVVSYKEKDSRLSQDEQEWIQKLREYGYNIKTDGTYNDSVRRGILAFKIHHSGDDILRNDASHKDWEKIYHGKEGPLLYQFNANDGQYLDDLLDQFSK, from the coding sequence ATAGTTACACACTTAACTGGACAGAGCCCTTATCACGCAGGCATTGGTAGTTTAGCTGCAAGCTCTAAACTTAGTAGTTCTTTAGTATCTTATTCCGAACTACAAAATGATATGAATAGTTGGTCTATTGGAATTGAAAATGTAAATAATGGTAATCAACCTTATACAGAGGCACAAATCAAGTCTAATGTAGAACTGTCTGCAATGCTTACTCAACAGCATAGGAGCATTGATGCTAAACTAATGCTAGGACATAGCGATTGGGATCCAAGTAGAAAAATTGATCCAAATCCTTATTTCTTTTGGGACAAATTGGCTAATGCACAGGACGAACCATCTTTTAATGAACTGAACATTAATAAAAATTTTGGTATATACCCCAGAAAAAAGGACTTAAGTATAAGTCCAAACCCTGACATAGTAGTGTCTTATAAGGAAAAAGATAGTAGGTTATCACAAGATGAACAAGAATGGATCCAAAAGCTACGCGAATATGGATATAATATCAAAACAGATGGTACTTATAATGATTCAGTTCGGAGAGGTATTTTAGCATTTAAAATACACCATTCTGGTGATGATATACTTCGTAATGATGCTTCACATAAGGATTGGGAAAAAATATATCATGGAAAGGAAGGGCCTCTTTTATATCAGTTTAATGCGAACGATGGTCAATATCTAGATGATCTATTAGATCAGTTTTCTAAATAG